The sequence below is a genomic window from Labilithrix sp..
ACGCTCATCAACGAGCCGTCCGTGCCGGTGAGCGATCACGAGGCGAGCGCGCTCCTCGCCGCCGCGTCGATGTTCGCGTCGGAGGTGAAGAAGCACGACCCGACCTTCACCTTCCGCCTCCCGCGCGACGCGGACGCGAGCGGCATGGCCGACGCGTGCGCCTTTCAGCTCGTGGTCGACCCCGCGATCCGGCAGGCGATCCTCGAGCAGGTCGATCCGCTGAAGCGCGTGCGCATGGTGACGAACCAGCTCGCGGTGCAGCACAGCGCGATGCTCGGCGACGCGGTCGGCTCGCTCCTCAACTGAATGCTCCTCGACGCAATGCTCATCGCCGACGCGCCGAAGAAGGAGGTCGGGCGCATCCCGCTCGCCGAGCTCAAGGAGAAGGAGCTCGTGCGCCTGACCTATCCGCCGTTCGACGTGCTCGTCGCGTGGGCGGACGGCAACGTCTACGCGATCGAGGACGCGTGCAACCACGCCGGCGCGAGCCTCGCCGAGGGCTGGCTCGAAGGTCGCTGCGTCGTGTGCCCGATGCACGCGTACGCGTTCGACCTCGAGACCGGCCACCTCGATCGCCCGAAGGGCCTCTGCGGCGATCAGCGCGTCTACGAGGCGCGGATCGAAGGCGACGAGGTCGCGGTCT
It includes:
- a CDS encoding Rieske 2Fe-2S domain-containing protein, with protein sequence MLLDAMLIADAPKKEVGRIPLAELKEKELVRLTYPPFDVLVAWADGNVYAIEDACNHAGASLAEGWLEGRCVVCPMHAYAFDLETGHLDRPKGLCGDQRVYEARIEGDEVAVYDTFALSIG